From the Streptomyces sp. SN-593 genome, the window GCCTGGGACGAGGTACGGGCGTGGACGCGCGCCCTCACCGAGGAGATCGACGCGGCCGCCACCCGTACCGCGCTGCCGGACGAGCCGGACGTGACCCGGGTCGAGGACTTCCTGATCCGCGTGCGCGGCGCCTCCGCCGCCCCTGACCTGGCACCGCGCTCCCCGGCGCTGTCGCCGGTCCCCCGCTCCTTCCCGTAGGTACGCGCGGGTCTCAGACGGCGGCCTCGCGGGTGCGGACGACCAGGTCGTGGAGCGCGTCCTGGGCGCTCGGGTGCTCCGGGAGCCGGGAGGCGCCCTGGGCGGCGGTCAGGGCACCGTGCAGGGCCGCCACGTCGCCGGCGAGGCGTACGGAGGGCAGCTCGGGGGTCGGGCCGTGCTCGGCCTCGGCCTTGGCGGCGACCAGGTCGGGCAGGTAGGCCGGGGCTTCCGGCACCTCCTCGACGAGGGTGGGCAGGTGGGCCAGCACCCGGCCGGTGCGCATCAGGTGGATGCCGGTGAGCAGGCCCCGGAACGTGTACAGGAGCGGCTTGAGCTCGCCGTTCTTCTCGTGCAGGCGCCACTGGGTGGTGGCGAACCCGCGGTAGTGGTGGGCGTGGCCCGCCGTGACCGCTCCGGGCGCCAGGGCGGTGAGCTCGGCGTGGACCGCCGTGGTGTGGACGACCAGCGGCGAGAGCAGTTGTTCCAGCACGTAGCCGTTGCGGCGCAGCATCAGCCGGGCGAACTTCAGCAGGTCGTGGGTGACCAGGTCCAGGTCGAGGCCGTCGCGCTGCCACATCCGGGTCCGCGTCGGTTCGCCCTCGCGCAGGCCGATGACCTCGCGCAGGCGCAGCAGGTGCACGCCGCGCAGGTCCACGTCGGAGTCCCGGGACGGGAACCCGTACAGGTGGGCGCCGGAGACGGTGGCGAACAGCAGCTCGGGGCCGGCGCCGAGCAGGTCGGCGACGGCCGGGGCGAGGTCGGGCACCTGTGCGGCCGCGAGCGCGGACAGGGAGGCGACGGGCACGGCGGGGGAGGTCGCGGAGGCGGGGGGCGTGGTCACGGGTCCATCCAAGCCGCGGGCGGTGACGGGTGTCGAGGCGGGGTGGGCGAGGAGCGCGGCGAGCACGGGCGCGGGCGGCGGACGGGACGGGCGGCGGCGGCCCGGGTAAGGGGCCGCCGCCTGGAGCGCGCCCCTTACCCGGGGCGGCCGCTCGTCCTAGAGGTCGACCTCGCGCATCAGCATCCCGACCTCGGTGTTGGTGAGGCGGCGCAGCCAGCCGGACTTCTGGTCGCCGAGCGGGATCGGCCCGAAGCTGGTGCGCACCAGCTTGTCGACGGGGAAGCCCGCCTCGGCCAGCATGCGGCGCACGATGTGCTTGCGGCCCTCGTGGAGGGTCACCTCGACCAGGTAGTTCTTGCCGGTGTTGTGCACGATCCGGAAGTGGTCGGCGCGCGCCCAGCCGTCCTCCAGCTCGATGCCGCTCTTGAGCTGCTTGCCCAGGTCGCGGGGCAACGGGCCCTGGATCGCGGCGAGGTAGGTCTTCTGCACGCCGTAGCGCGGGTGGGTCAGCCGGTGGGCCAGCTCGCCGTGGTTGGTGAGCAGGATCAGGCCCTCGGTCTCGGTGTCGAGCCGGCCGACGTGGAAGAGCCGGGTGTCGCGGTTGGTGACGTAGTCCCCGAGGCACTGCCGCCCGTCGGGGTCCTCCATCGTGGACACGACGCCGGCCGGCTTGTTCAGCGCGAAGAACAGGTACGACTGCGTGGCGACGGTGAGCCCGTCGACCTTCACCTCGTCGCGGTCGGGGTCGACCCGCATGCCCTGCTCGGTGACGATCTCGCCGTTCACCTCGACGCGGTGCTGCTCGATCAGCTCCTCGCACGCCCGGCGCGACCCCATGCCGGCCCTGGCCAGCACCTTCTGCAGCCGCTCGCCCTCCTGCTCGGCGCCGGGGAACGTCTTGGGCGTCTTGACCTGCGGCTTGTTGTGGCGCTCGCGGTTGCGCTGCTCGATCTGGGCGTCGAGCTCGCGCGGCCGCGCCGGGACCGGCTTGCGGCCGCGGTTGCCGGTCGGCCGGGCGCCGGGCTTCGCACCGCCCGCGTCCTTGGTACGGGGCATGCCGCCGGGCTTGTTCGCACCGGACTGCCCGGTGCCGCCGACGTCGTAGCGGCGCTCCTCCGGACGCGGCTTGCGGGGGCGCTCCGGCTGGTCGCCGCGCCGGCCGCCCGCAGAACCGCCGGCGGAACGGCCGGCGGAGCCGCCACCGCCACTGCCGCCGCGGGGTTTCCGGTTGCCGCCGCTGTTCCTGTCGCTGCTTCGCATCAAGGTTCCGTAATCGAGGTGATCGAGGTCGAGGTCGTCGGTGGATCGTCCGGGGCGTCGGGGTCGAAGGACGGGAGCCCTTCCGCGGACTCCGCCTCGACCGCTTCCGCCTCCGGCAGGAACGGGGCGAGCTCGGGCAGCTCGTCGAGGCTGCGCAGGCCCATGCGTTCCAGGAAGTAGTTCGTCGTCCCGTACAGGATCGCACCTGTCTCGGGTTCCGTCCCACCTTCCTCCACCAGCCCGCGCTGGAGCAGGGTGCGCATGACCCCGTCGCAGTTCACTCCGCGCACCGCCGAGACCCGGGACCGGCTCACCGGCTGCCGGTACGCCACCACCGCCAGCGTCTCCAGCGCGGCCTGGGTCAGCCGGGCCTGCTGGCCGTCCAGCACGAAGCTCTCCACCGCCGGCGAGAAGGCCGGGCGGGTGTAGAACCGCCAGCCCCCCGCGACCAGCCGCAGGTCGAAGCCCCTGCCGTCGCGGGTGTAGTCGTCGGACAGCTCGCGCAGCGCCCTGCCGACCGCTCGGCGCGGCCGGCCCAGCACCTTGGCGAGGTGCTCCTCGGTCGCGGGCTCGTCCACCACCATCAGCACGGCCTCCAGCGCCGGCTTGAGCTCCAGTTCGGCGGTCGCGGCCGCGAGCAGCCCGGTCGGGGCGGCGTCGTCGGGGACGGGGGCGGGCACGGGGGCGCCCGCGGCGGCCCGCGTGAGGTCGGTCACGTCGGTCATCACTGCTCTCCCTTCCCGGCCGCGCCGGGGTCGTCGGTGTCACCGGCGGACGAGCCGCCCCCGGTGGGCACGCCTCCGGCAGGCGCGCCCGTGCCGGCCGGACCGCTTCCGGTACGCGCGCCACCGGGGCGGCCGGGCGCCGGGGCGGCCTCCTGGTCGAACTCGTCGGTCACCAGCGGCGCCGTGTCCTCGGTGGCGCCCGTCCACCGCACCTGGAGCACGCCGAGCGCCTCCTCCTGGTCCAGCGCGACCGCCTTCTCCCGGTACAGCTCCAGCAGCGCCAGGAAGCGCGCCACGACCGTGAGGGTGTCCGCCGCGTCGGCGGTCAGCTCCCCGAAGCTCGCCGCACCGCGCTCGCGCAGCAGCGCGATCACGTGCTCGGCCTGTTCGCGCACGCTCACCAGCGGCGCGTGGATGTGGTCCACGTACACCTGCGGCCTCGGCTTGGGCTGCATCGCCTTGACCGCGAGCCGGGCGAACCGCTCGGGACCGATGCCCAGCACCACCTCCGGCAGCAACTCCGCGTGCTGGGGCTCCAGTCCGACGGTGCGCGGGTGGCGCAGCGCCTCCTGCTCCAGCCGCTCCGCGAAGATCGCGGCGATCTGCTTGTACGCGCGGTACTGGAGCAGCCGGGCGAACAGCAGGTCGCGCGCCTCCAGCAGGGCGAGGTCCGCCTCGTCCTCCACCTCGGCCGCGGGCAGCAGCCGGGCCGCCTTGAGGTCCAGCAGCGTGGCCGCGACCACCAGGAACTCCGTGGTCTGGTCGAGATCCCAGTCCGCGCCCATGGAGCGGAGGTGCGCCATGAACTCGTTGGTGACCTTCGACAGGGCGATCTCGGTCACGTCGAGGCGGTGCTTGGCGATCAGTTGGAGCAGCAGGTCGAACGGCCCCTCGAAGTTGGCGAGCCGGACGGTGAACCGGTCGCCGCTCCCCCCGGGTTCGGCGTCCCCGGGTTCGGTGGCCCCGGGTTCGGCGTCCTCGGGTGCTCCCCCGGGTTCTGCCGCGTCTCCCGGGCCGGCCTCGGCGCCCTCCGCCGCCGTTTCCGGCACGGACCCATGCTCCGGCACCGACGCATGTTCCGGGGCCGCCGGCTCCGCTGCCGCGGCAGGCTCCGGCTCCCCTTCCGCGGCGGACCGCGGTTCCGGGGCGGCCTCCGGCTCCGACGCCGCGACGGCGGCGGCGGCGCCGCGTCCGAGGCTGCGGCGGGGGGTGGCGGGTGAGGTAGGCATCGTGAGCAGGCTACTCGCCGGCGCGGGTCGGACCCGGTGCCTGCGACGGGAGCCGCGCGGGCTCAGGTGTGCGGTCGGAGGCGGCGGGAGCCGCGCCGCCTGCGGTCGGACCGGCGCACGGTCCGGGCGCTTCGGTGGCCGGGCACCGCGTGCGGTCCCGTGGACGGGTCAGCGGCCGCGCAGGCGGCGGACCAGGATGCTGGCGTCCCCGCGCGACTCGAGGTCGGCGAGGACCACGGCGACGGCCTCGCGGACGATCCGGCCGCGGTCGATGGCCAGCCCGTGTTCGCCGCGCAGCACCAGCCGGGCGTGTTCGAGGTCCATCAGCTCCTCCGCGGAGACGTAGACCGTGATCTTCTCGTCGTGGCGTTCGCGCCCGCTGGGGCGGCGGTTCTGCCGGGGCGCCTTGCGCCGCGCGGGCGCGGCGGGTTGGGGCGTCGCGGTGATCGGGGGCGGGGTGGGCTTCTGCGAGGTGACGGTCGCGGTGGCCACCGGGGGCGTGACCGTGGCGGCGGCCTGCACCGTGCCGCCGCGCTCGGGGCCGCGCTCCCCGGTCGGACGGCGCTGGCCGGGCGGCACGGGGTGCGCGCCGTCGCGGCCGCCGTGCTCGTCGGCGGGCGCGGACACCGCGCCGTTGGCCGTGGGGGCGGCGGGCGCGGCGCCGCCTGCCTGCGAGCCCGGGCCGCCGGAGCGCGCGTCGGCGTCCGCCTCTGCGCCGTGGGACGGCGAGGGTGCCTGGAGCGACGCACCACCGGTGGTCCGGAACAGCTCGTCGGCCCCCGGCAGACTCACTCGGCGTGGCACCGCGCGAGCACCTCCCTGGCGAGTTGGCGATAGGCGGCGGCTCCGACGGAGTTGGACGCGTACGTGGTGATCGGCTCGCCGGCCACGGTGGTCTCCGGGAAGCGCACGGTACGGCCGATGACGGTGTGGAAGACGTGGTCGTCGAATGCCTCGACCACCCGGGCCAGCACCTCGCGGCTGTGCACGGTGCGCGAGTCGTACATGGTGGCGAGGATGCCGTCGAGCTCCAGCTCGGGGTTGAGCCGCTCGCGGACCTTCTCGATGGTCTCGGTGAGCAGCGCGACCCCGCGCAGCGCGAAGAACTCGCACTCCAGCGGCACGATCACCGAGTGCGCCGCGGTGAGGGCGTTGACGGTGAGTAGGCCCAGCGACGGCTGGCAGTCGATGACGATGTAGTCGTAGTCGGACATCAGCGGCTTGAGGGCGCGCTGCAGCGCGGACTCGCGGGCCACCTCGCTGACGAGCTGCACCTCGGCGGCGGACAGGTCGATGTTGCTCGGCAGCAGGTCCATGCCGGGGACCGCGGTCTTCAGCAGCACCTCGTCGGCGGCCAGCCCGCGTTCCATCAGCAGGTTGTAGACGGTGATGTCGAGTTCCATCGGGTTGACCCCGAGGCCGACCGACAGGGCGCCCTGCGGGTCGAAGTCGACGAGCAGCACCCGGCGGCCGTACTCGGCGAGCGCGGCACCCAGGTTGATGGTCGAGGTGGTCTTGCCGACCCCGCCCTTCTGGTTGCACATCGCGATGATCTTCGCCGGCCCGTGGTCGGTGAGCGGGTTCGGGATCGGGAAGTACGGCAACGGGCGGCCGGTGGGGCCGACGCGCTCGCGGCGCTGGCGGGCGGCGTCCGGCGCGAGCGTGGCAGCGTACTCCGGGTCCGGCTCGTATTCGGCGTCCGGGTCGTAGAACTGACCGTCTTGCAGGTCGTGGTCGTCGTCGTAAGGAGCCATGGCGTAACCGGGGATTGTCTCCGTGGTCGTCGTCTCGGGCCGGCGGGAATCGAAGGTACGGACCGCAACGGAACCGACGGTCGTTCCTGGTTGACCACCCCCGGGAGCAAATGTCGACTCATTCACAAGTCGTCTTACCTCCTTGGTGACCAGGAAACATCTAGATAGGTCAGCGTGACTACAGCCGACGTTTCGCGACTCTATGGCGTGTCGGTGGTTCGCAGCAACACAATCCGCCGGACACGGCACGATGTGTCGGGAACGGAACACCCCTCTGTCAAGGGCGTAACCACGCGAACGGCGGGGTCTCGGTGGACAAGACCCCGCCGTCGGTGCGCAGTTGGTGCGAGCCGCAGCCGCGTGACGTTTTTTCGGACCTTCGTGCGGTCAGCCGAGCACCGTGTGCAGGTCGGCCGCGGGCAGGTCGTGCGCCTCGGCGACGGGACCGTAAACGACCTGGCCCTCATGGGTGTTGAGGCCGAGGGCGAGGGCGGCGTCGCGGCGCAGCGCCTCGCGCCAGCCGCGGTCGGCGAGCTCCACGATGTACGGCAGCGTCACGTTGGTGAGCGCGTAGGTCGAGGTGTTGGGCACCGCGCCGGGCATGTTCGCCACGCAGTAGAAGACCGAGTCGTGCACGGTGAAGGTCGGTTCGGCGTGGGTGGTGGGGCGCGAGTCCTCGAAGCAGCCGCCCTGGTCGATCGCGATGTCGACA encodes:
- a CDS encoding nucleotidyltransferase domain-containing protein — encoded protein: MSALAAAQVPDLAPAVADLLGAGPELLFATVSGAHLYGFPSRDSDVDLRGVHLLRLREVIGLREGEPTRTRMWQRDGLDLDLVTHDLLKFARLMLRRNGYVLEQLLSPLVVHTTAVHAELTALAPGAVTAGHAHHYRGFATTQWRLHEKNGELKPLLYTFRGLLTGIHLMRTGRVLAHLPTLVEEVPEAPAYLPDLVAAKAEAEHGPTPELPSVRLAGDVAALHGALTAAQGASRLPEHPSAQDALHDLVVRTREAAV
- a CDS encoding pseudouridine synthase, which codes for MRSSDRNSGGNRKPRGGSGGGGSAGRSAGGSAGGRRGDQPERPRKPRPEERRYDVGGTGQSGANKPGGMPRTKDAGGAKPGARPTGNRGRKPVPARPRELDAQIEQRNRERHNKPQVKTPKTFPGAEQEGERLQKVLARAGMGSRRACEELIEQHRVEVNGEIVTEQGMRVDPDRDEVKVDGLTVATQSYLFFALNKPAGVVSTMEDPDGRQCLGDYVTNRDTRLFHVGRLDTETEGLILLTNHGELAHRLTHPRYGVQKTYLAAIQGPLPRDLGKQLKSGIELEDGWARADHFRIVHNTGKNYLVEVTLHEGRKHIVRRMLAEAGFPVDKLVRTSFGPIPLGDQKSGWLRRLTNTEVGMLMREVDL
- the scpB gene encoding SMC-Scp complex subunit ScpB, coding for MVVDEPATEEHLAKVLGRPRRAVGRALRELSDDYTRDGRGFDLRLVAGGWRFYTRPAFSPAVESFVLDGQQARLTQAALETLAVVAYRQPVSRSRVSAVRGVNCDGVMRTLLQRGLVEEGGTEPETGAILYGTTNYFLERMGLRSLDELPELAPFLPEAEAVEAESAEGLPSFDPDAPDDPPTTSTSITSITEP
- a CDS encoding segregation and condensation protein A; the protein is MPTSPATPRRSLGRGAAAAVAASEPEAAPEPRSAAEGEPEPAAAAEPAAPEHASVPEHGSVPETAAEGAEAGPGDAAEPGGAPEDAEPGATEPGDAEPGGSGDRFTVRLANFEGPFDLLLQLIAKHRLDVTEIALSKVTNEFMAHLRSMGADWDLDQTTEFLVVAATLLDLKAARLLPAAEVEDEADLALLEARDLLFARLLQYRAYKQIAAIFAERLEQEALRHPRTVGLEPQHAELLPEVVLGIGPERFARLAVKAMQPKPRPQVYVDHIHAPLVSVREQAEHVIALLRERGAASFGELTADAADTLTVVARFLALLELYREKAVALDQEEALGVLQVRWTGATEDTAPLVTDEFDQEAAPAPGRPGGARTGSGPAGTGAPAGGVPTGGGSSAGDTDDPGAAGKGEQ
- a CDS encoding ParA family protein is translated as MNESTFAPGGGQPGTTVGSVAVRTFDSRRPETTTTETIPGYAMAPYDDDHDLQDGQFYDPDAEYEPDPEYAATLAPDAARQRRERVGPTGRPLPYFPIPNPLTDHGPAKIIAMCNQKGGVGKTTSTINLGAALAEYGRRVLLVDFDPQGALSVGLGVNPMELDITVYNLLMERGLAADEVLLKTAVPGMDLLPSNIDLSAAEVQLVSEVARESALQRALKPLMSDYDYIVIDCQPSLGLLTVNALTAAHSVIVPLECEFFALRGVALLTETIEKVRERLNPELELDGILATMYDSRTVHSREVLARVVEAFDDHVFHTVIGRTVRFPETTVAGEPITTYASNSVGAAAYRQLAREVLARCHAE